The following coding sequences lie in one Apium graveolens cultivar Ventura chromosome 1, ASM990537v1, whole genome shotgun sequence genomic window:
- the LOC141678896 gene encoding protein indeterminate-domain 4, chloroplastic-like isoform X2 has protein sequence MFFGGEEDQSQMKQQQYYSAIPTSTTAPTAAAPAQKKKRNLPGTPNPDAEVIALSPKTLMATNRFICEVCNKGFQREQNLQLHRRGHNLPWKLKQKSTKEVKRKVYLCPEPTCVHHDASRALGDLTGIKKHFSRKHGEKKYKCDKCSKRYAVQSDWKAHSKTCGTREYRCDCGTLFSRRDSFITHRAFCDALAQESARHTPNLSTHIFGNNSMNLNPSQAQIPSNNMLGLGSSGAKLEQLSNSSSLFTSQAARSPFFMPPPEAHQGFQEQQNKQFHGILQLPDHHLQHNTSNSPSAASSNLFNLSFYSNSSTTNSLSNSTDNNSSFLIPDHQYGNEGNISIFSGSNTTLYNSTTHDHQKQTAAPMSATALLQKAAQMGSTTSNTSATLLKGLSSSSSSCLSGANKFGRGFNSIGNTETENQQLEGLMNSFAYGSARADHHQQDNNFAGYGENAIRLEHQQQRNFGNTENAVVAKKMNQHLSPNVGGPTVDDRLTLDFLGIGGGRFRNTSGAFSQREQQDVGINKMTSLDHSKTGP, from the exons ATGTTCTTTGGAGGAGAAGAAGATCAAAGCCAGATGAAGCAACAACAATATTATTCTGCTATACCTACTTCAACAACAGCTCCAACAGCAGCAGCACCAGCacaaaagaaaaagagaaatctTCCGGGAACTCCAA ATCCAGATGCAGAAGTAATTGCACTATCTCCCAAGACACTAATGGCAACAAACCGGTTCATTTGTGAGGTATGTAACAAAGGGTTTCAAAGAGAGCAAAACTTACAACTTCATAGAAGAGGACACAACCTTCCTTGGAAGCTAAAACAGAAGTCTACGAAAGAAGTGAAGCGGAAAGTTTATCTTTGTCCCGAGCCGACCTGCGTTCACCATGATGCTTCTCGTGCACTTGGAGACCTTACCGGTATTAAGAAACACTTTTCTCGTAAACACGGTGAGAAAAAATACAAGTGTGACAAGTGCTCTAAGCGGTACGCTGTGCAATCGGATTGGAAAGCACACTCAAAAACATGTGGCACTAGAGAATACCGATGTGACTGTGGTACTCTCTTCTCAAG GCGTGACAGTTTCATCACCCACAGAGCCTTTTGTGATGCACTGGCTCAAGAAAGCGCAAGGCACACTCCTAACCTTAGTACCCATATATTTGGTAATAATTCTATGAATCTGAATCCTTCTCAAGCCCAAATTCCTTCCAACAATATGTTAGGGCTAGGAAGTAGTGGAGCCAAATTGGAGCAGCTTTCGAATTCCTCTTCATTATTCACTTCTCAAGCTGCACGATCACCCTTCTTCATGCCACCGCCTGAAGCACACCAAGGCTTTCAAGAACAGCAAAACAAGCAATTTCATGGGATATTGCAACTACCTGATCATCATCTTCAACATAATACTAGCAACTCCCCATCCGCAGCTAGCTCAAATTTGTTCAATCTCAGCTTCTACTCAAATAGTAGTACTACAAATAGTTTAAGCAACAGTACTGACAATAATTCAAGCTTCTTGATACCTGATCATCAGTACGGAAATGAAGGAAATATAAGCATCTTCTCAGgtagtaatactactctttacAACAGTACTACTCATGATCATCAAAAGCAAACTGCAGCGCCAATGTCAGCAACTGCATTGCTACAAAAAGCAGCTCAAATGGGCTCTACAACAAGCAACACAAGTGCTACTTTGTTAAAAGGACTAAGTAGCAGCAGCAGCTCATGTTTAAGTGGTGCCAATAAGTTCGGAAGGGGTTTTAATAGTATTGGAAACACCGAAACTGAAAACCAACAACTTGAAGGATTGATGAATTCTTTTGCATATGGCAGTGCAAGGGCTGATCATCATCAACAGGATAATAATTTTGCAGGGTATGGTGAGAATGCTATCAGACTGGAGCATCAACAACAACGAAACTTTGGAAACACAGAGAATGCTGTAGTTGCAAAGAAGATGAATCAGCATTTATCTCCAAATGTGGGAGGGCCTACAGTAGATGATAGATTGACATTAGATTTTCTTGGCATCGGAGGAGGAAGATTTAGAAATACGAGTGGTGCATTCTCACAGAGAGAGCAACAAGATGTTggaattaataaaatgacttcTTTAGATCACTCGAAAACGGGGCCTTAA
- the LOC141678896 gene encoding protein indeterminate-domain 4, chloroplastic-like isoform X1: MIMAASNLSNSMFFGGEEDQSQMKQQQYYSAIPTSTTAPTAAAPAQKKKRNLPGTPNPDAEVIALSPKTLMATNRFICEVCNKGFQREQNLQLHRRGHNLPWKLKQKSTKEVKRKVYLCPEPTCVHHDASRALGDLTGIKKHFSRKHGEKKYKCDKCSKRYAVQSDWKAHSKTCGTREYRCDCGTLFSRRDSFITHRAFCDALAQESARHTPNLSTHIFGNNSMNLNPSQAQIPSNNMLGLGSSGAKLEQLSNSSSLFTSQAARSPFFMPPPEAHQGFQEQQNKQFHGILQLPDHHLQHNTSNSPSAASSNLFNLSFYSNSSTTNSLSNSTDNNSSFLIPDHQYGNEGNISIFSGSNTTLYNSTTHDHQKQTAAPMSATALLQKAAQMGSTTSNTSATLLKGLSSSSSSCLSGANKFGRGFNSIGNTETENQQLEGLMNSFAYGSARADHHQQDNNFAGYGENAIRLEHQQQRNFGNTENAVVAKKMNQHLSPNVGGPTVDDRLTLDFLGIGGGRFRNTSGAFSQREQQDVGINKMTSLDHSKTGP; this comes from the exons ATGATTATGGCAGCTTCCAATCTATCGAATTCGATGTTCTTTGGAGGAGAAGAAGATCAAAGCCAGATGAAGCAACAACAATATTATTCTGCTATACCTACTTCAACAACAGCTCCAACAGCAGCAGCACCAGCacaaaagaaaaagagaaatctTCCGGGAACTCCAA ATCCAGATGCAGAAGTAATTGCACTATCTCCCAAGACACTAATGGCAACAAACCGGTTCATTTGTGAGGTATGTAACAAAGGGTTTCAAAGAGAGCAAAACTTACAACTTCATAGAAGAGGACACAACCTTCCTTGGAAGCTAAAACAGAAGTCTACGAAAGAAGTGAAGCGGAAAGTTTATCTTTGTCCCGAGCCGACCTGCGTTCACCATGATGCTTCTCGTGCACTTGGAGACCTTACCGGTATTAAGAAACACTTTTCTCGTAAACACGGTGAGAAAAAATACAAGTGTGACAAGTGCTCTAAGCGGTACGCTGTGCAATCGGATTGGAAAGCACACTCAAAAACATGTGGCACTAGAGAATACCGATGTGACTGTGGTACTCTCTTCTCAAG GCGTGACAGTTTCATCACCCACAGAGCCTTTTGTGATGCACTGGCTCAAGAAAGCGCAAGGCACACTCCTAACCTTAGTACCCATATATTTGGTAATAATTCTATGAATCTGAATCCTTCTCAAGCCCAAATTCCTTCCAACAATATGTTAGGGCTAGGAAGTAGTGGAGCCAAATTGGAGCAGCTTTCGAATTCCTCTTCATTATTCACTTCTCAAGCTGCACGATCACCCTTCTTCATGCCACCGCCTGAAGCACACCAAGGCTTTCAAGAACAGCAAAACAAGCAATTTCATGGGATATTGCAACTACCTGATCATCATCTTCAACATAATACTAGCAACTCCCCATCCGCAGCTAGCTCAAATTTGTTCAATCTCAGCTTCTACTCAAATAGTAGTACTACAAATAGTTTAAGCAACAGTACTGACAATAATTCAAGCTTCTTGATACCTGATCATCAGTACGGAAATGAAGGAAATATAAGCATCTTCTCAGgtagtaatactactctttacAACAGTACTACTCATGATCATCAAAAGCAAACTGCAGCGCCAATGTCAGCAACTGCATTGCTACAAAAAGCAGCTCAAATGGGCTCTACAACAAGCAACACAAGTGCTACTTTGTTAAAAGGACTAAGTAGCAGCAGCAGCTCATGTTTAAGTGGTGCCAATAAGTTCGGAAGGGGTTTTAATAGTATTGGAAACACCGAAACTGAAAACCAACAACTTGAAGGATTGATGAATTCTTTTGCATATGGCAGTGCAAGGGCTGATCATCATCAACAGGATAATAATTTTGCAGGGTATGGTGAGAATGCTATCAGACTGGAGCATCAACAACAACGAAACTTTGGAAACACAGAGAATGCTGTAGTTGCAAAGAAGATGAATCAGCATTTATCTCCAAATGTGGGAGGGCCTACAGTAGATGATAGATTGACATTAGATTTTCTTGGCATCGGAGGAGGAAGATTTAGAAATACGAGTGGTGCATTCTCACAGAGAGAGCAACAAGATGTTggaattaataaaatgacttcTTTAGATCACTCGAAAACGGGGCCTTAA